In Nitrospirota bacterium, the DNA window GGGGGAGATTTTCCTGCCCCCTTGTCATAAGGACGCCGTACGGCATCGGCATAAAGGCGCCTGAACATCATGAAGAAAGCACCGAGGCTTTATTCTGTCACACACCGGGAGTAAAGGTTGTCGTTCCATCAACGCCCTATAACGCAAAAGGGCTTCTCATGTCTTCGATCAGAGACCCCGACCCGGTTATATTCCTTGAAGCCGCGAGATTGTATCGCATGATAAAAGAAGAAGTGCCGGAGGGTGAGTATACAATTCCGCTTGGACAGGCAAGAATTGCGCGGGAAGGAAGCAGCGTAACTATAATCGCATGGGGCAGCATGCTTCACAGGACGCTACAGGCAGCGGAAGGTTATGACGCTGAGGTAATAGACATGATGACGCTCAGCCCCTTTGACGAGGAGACAATTTATAATTCCGTTAAAAAGACGGGGAGGGTGGTCATCGTTCACGAAGCGCCAAAGACCTGCGGGTTCGGCGCGGAGCTGTCGGCGTCAATAGCAGAGGATGCGATGCTCTATCTGAGGGCCCCGGTAATGAGGGTCACCGCCTATGATGTTGTGATGCCTACGGCAAAGCTTGAAGATTATTATACGCCGGATGTTTCGAGGATCAGGAAGGCTGTTGAGGAGATTTTAAAATATTGATTTAGCTTATAGCTGACAGCTATAAGCCATAAGCTAAAAGAGGAGTGGATATGCCGTTTGATTTTGTATTGCCGGATTTGGGAGAGGGAATTACGGAAGGCGAGATCCGCGAGTGGAAGATAAAGGAAGGCGACAGAGTGGAAGAGCATCAGGTGGTGCTTGAGATAGAAACGGACAAGGCGGTAGTTGAAGTCCCTTCTCCTAAGAAAGGTAGTGTTGTTAAGATCTACAGGAAGGAGGAAGGGGAGATCGTCAAGGTCGGAGAGGTCTTGATGACCATTGCTGAAGAAAGCGAGGCCTTTTCCGAAGCTCCGAGAAAATCCACGTCAGTTGTCGGGTCGCTTCCTGAGGCCGAGGAAAAAGAGATACTGGCAACTCCCGCGGTGCGGACACTGGCAAAGGAGCTTAATGTAAATCTGGAAGCTCTCAAAGGTTCCGGCCTTGGCGGGAGCATTACAAAAGACGATGTCATGAAGGTCACGGAGAAATCCGCCCCGGCAGAGGACCAGTACGGCCCGGTGCAGAGGCTTCCTTTTAAAGGCCTGCGCAGGACCATCGCAAAGAACCTCGCAACAGCGCAGCGCACAACCGTTTTTGTAACAGGTATGGAAGAAGCGGACATCACGGGTTTATGGGATATCAGGGAGAGGGAAAAGAAGGCGCTGAATGAAAAGGGTATTCATTTGACCTTCATGCCATTTTTCATAAAGGCTGTCCAGCACGCCCTCATGGAGCATCCGCTTTTGAATGCCTCAATTGATGAGGAGAGAAACGAGATAGTGGTGAAAAAATATTTCAACGCCGGCGTTGCAGTCGATACTCCTGACGGGCTTATGGTGCCGGTGATAAAAGAGGTGGATAAAAAGACGATCCTTGAGCTTGCGCGTGAGATACAGGAGCTGAGCGTGAAGGCGCGGGACAGAAAGATTAAATTAGATGAGATGAAGGGCAGCACCTTCAGCATAACAAACTACGGGCATTTCGGCGGGACCTTTGCCACGCCTGTAATAAATTATCCCGACGTAGCGATCCTCGGCACCGGCAGGATCTCCGAAAAGCCCTGGGTCTTTCACGGCGAGATTGCTATTCGGAAAATACTGCCCCTGTCGCTGACCTTCGATCACAGGGTGACTGACGGAGTAGACGCGTCAAGATTTTTAACAAAGGTGAAATCTTATCTCGAAGACCCGGACTTGCTGTTCATCGAGAGTGCTTAAATTGCTCGACTCACTTTTTAATCCCAAATCCATAGCGTTGATCGGAGCGGCCCATTCTGAAAAGAAGCTGGGCGGTATAGTTCTGAAGAACCTGCTCCAATACAAGGGGAAGGTCTATCCCGTCAATCCAAAATACTCCGAGCTGATGGGAGTGAAGGCTTACCCGTCTGTTGAAGAGATAGACAGCACGATCGATCTCGCTATTATAATGAGGCCCGCCTCCGAAGTCGTTGAGCTCCTGAAACAGCTCAGTGGCAGGACAAAGATAGTCATCGTGGTCACGTCGGGTTTTTCAGAGGTCGGCGCATCTCAACTTCAGAATGAAGTCAAAGAGGCGGGCAGGGAGGCAGGGGTCAGGATACTTGGCCCTAATTGCATGGGCCTTTACAACCCTTATGCCGGCATCGATACATTTTTCCTCCCGACAGACAGACTACTCAGGCCCGGAAAGGGCAACGTGGCCATGGTCTCACAAAGCGGCGCGG includes these proteins:
- a CDS encoding alpha-ketoacid dehydrogenase subunit beta; translation: MPVLNMVQAINLALKEEMQRDDSVVILGEDVGKDGGVFRVTEGLYDRFGAQRIIDTPLAESGIVGAAIGMAVYGLKPVAEIQFMGFIYPALDQILSHASRVRARSRGRFSCPLVIRTPYGIGIKAPEHHEESTEALFCHTPGVKVVVPSTPYNAKGLLMSSIRDPDPVIFLEAARLYRMIKEEVPEGEYTIPLGQARIAREGSSVTIIAWGSMLHRTLQAAEGYDAEVIDMMTLSPFDEETIYNSVKKTGRVVIVHEAPKTCGFGAELSASIAEDAMLYLRAPVMRVTAYDVVMPTAKLEDYYTPDVSRIRKAVEEILKY
- a CDS encoding 2-oxo acid dehydrogenase subunit E2, which produces MPFDFVLPDLGEGITEGEIREWKIKEGDRVEEHQVVLEIETDKAVVEVPSPKKGSVVKIYRKEEGEIVKVGEVLMTIAEESEAFSEAPRKSTSVVGSLPEAEEKEILATPAVRTLAKELNVNLEALKGSGLGGSITKDDVMKVTEKSAPAEDQYGPVQRLPFKGLRRTIAKNLATAQRTTVFVTGMEEADITGLWDIREREKKALNEKGIHLTFMPFFIKAVQHALMEHPLLNASIDEERNEIVVKKYFNAGVAVDTPDGLMVPVIKEVDKKTILELAREIQELSVKARDRKIKLDEMKGSTFSITNYGHFGGTFATPVINYPDVAILGTGRISEKPWVFHGEIAIRKILPLSLTFDHRVTDGVDASRFLTKVKSYLEDPDLLFIESA